The Antechinus flavipes isolate AdamAnt ecotype Samford, QLD, Australia chromosome 4, AdamAnt_v2, whole genome shotgun sequence genomic interval gtcaaacactagattattaaagttattgactgttttgttctttgaacctaacctattctgttgataaactagtctatttctcagccaataccaaatggttttggtaattgctgctttataatataattttagatctggtactgttagaccaccttcatttgattttttttttcattggttcctttgaaattcttgaccttttgcttttccatatgaactttgttttgttattttttctaggtcattaaaatagtttttgggagtctgatttgtataacactaaataggttagtttaggtagtattgtcatctttattatatttgcttgccctgtccaagagcatttaatgtttttccaattggttagatctgactttattttattagtgatatataagaatgctgatgacttatgtgggtttattttgtattctgcaactttgctaaaggtggggattatttctaatagctttttagttgattctttggggttctctaagtatactattatatcatcagcaaagagtgataatttggttttcacacacctactctaattcctttaatctctttctcaactcttattgccaaagctagcatttctaatacaatattgaattggtgatagtgggcaaccttgtttcactcctgatcttattgggaatgtttccaatttattcccattacatatgatgcttactgatggttttaaatagatgctactgattattttaaggaaaagtccatttattcctatactctcaagtgtttttaataggaatggatgttgggttttatcaaatgctttttctgcatttattgagatgatcattggtttttgttaatttggttattgatatggttaattatactaatagttttcctaatattgaaccagccctgcattcctggtataaatcctacttggtcatggggtctggggatgattttctgtattctttttgttaatatcttatttaagattttagcatcaatattcattagggagattggtctataattttctttctctctgtttttaaccaacctggtttaggtatcagtaccatgtctgtgtcatagaaggaatttgatagaactccttcattctctatttgtTGAAagagtttatatagcattggggcttcttgttctttaaatgtttggtagaattcacatgtaaatccatctggtcctggggatttttttcttggggagttgattaatatcttgttctatttctttttctgagatgggactatttaagcagtttacttcctctgttaatctgggaagcctatatttttagagataatcatccatttcacttagattatcaaatttattggcataaagttgggcaaagtaaccccttattattgctctaatttcctcttcattggtgcaaagttctccctttttatttttaagactagcaatttgattttcctctttcctttttctaatcagatttaccaaaggttaatctattttattgtttttttataaaaccaattcttagttttattaattcaatagtttttttttactttcaatattattaatttctccttttacttttagaatttcaagtttagtatttgattgggttttttctttttctagctttttaagttgaaagcccaattcattgatctcctctttctctattttattcaagtaagcctttaaagatgtaaaatttcccttattactgctttgactgcatcccacaaattttggtaaatgtctcatcattgtcattatcttgggtgaaattattgtgtctataatttgctgtttcacccaatcattttttaagatgagattatttagtttccaattactttttggtctatttacccctaactttttgttgaatgtagtttttattgcatagtgatctgaaaagaaagcatttactatgtcctgctttcctgcatttaattttgcatttatcataatcttttgctgtcatcttatccaatctgataggtgtgaggtggtacctcagagttgcctaGGTTTAGTTCTaccatttgttaaatgaataagtTAAACTATACAGTTTCTGGAGGTTTTTCTGGCTTAAGGAATATGTTTGATTTCATGCTTTATGAGCTATCAAGTTGTGACATGTCATCTATTGAATTACTGTAATAAATCAGTTATGCCATATGTGAAACCATAAGACTGTATGGGgagatatttatcaaaataaatgtttgatgacttCCTATGCACAGGGCACTCTATTTATTTACTCTCTTTATTCTCATTCGCTCATATTTCCTTCCTAAACCAATCTCTACAGATCTATAACCACAGGATCAGCACAGTAAATGACAATTCTTAAAACTCTtcaagtctttattttcttttgcttttcaaaattttatttattccattaaatattttccaaatacatttttaagattcatttgcgtttcaaattctcttcttctttccagTTCCTCCCCCACCTCTTGAAAAGTCCTACAATGTATCAGTTATACATATTAagtcatgcaaaacttatttccatattagctgtgttgttaaaaaaaaaagacacaaaaaaaatcaagaaacacaaagataaaaaaattttttttcaatctgtactcagattTCATCAGTgcactctcattctctctctctctctctctctctctctctctctctctctctctctctctggaggtggatagcatttttcaacatgagtcctttggaattgtcttgaatcattgtattaattGGAGTAGCCATCTCTTTTACATTTGATCATCATTACAGaattcttgttattgtgtacaatggtctcctggaTGGTGTACAATGgtctcacttcattttacatcagttcatataaatcttctcattttttttgataccatcctcatcatttcttataatacaatattgcacaaaagtattctatcacaatcacaaactataacttattcagccattctccaattgatgagcatcctctcaattttcaattctttgccactacaaaaagagttactacaaatatttttgtacaaatagatcctttcccctttaatcttcttgggatacagacttgaTAATGGTATtactgggttaaagggtatgcatagttttatagcaccttgggcatagtttcaaaatgctttccaaaacagttgaaccaattcacaactccaccaacagtacattagtatccctatttttctatatctcctccagaatttgtcattttccctttctgtcatgttagtcaattTGATAAGTGGGAGGGGGTATCTTGgagatgttttaatttacatttttctaatcaatagtaatttagagcattttttcaaatgactataaataattttaatttctttatttattgattgcctgttcatatcttttgaccatttattaattgagcaatgcctcttatttttataaatttgtctggATATtctatttaagaaatgaggcctttatcaatgaaatttattataaatttttccaatttcctcctttccttttaattGTGACtgtattagttttgcttgtacaaaaactttaatttcatgtaaacaaatttatccattttatttcccataatcctctctatcttttgtttagtAATAAGACCAATAAATTTTTCCATGTGCCCTTAATTTACTTATATTACCTTTCATGCCTAAATCATTTGTTCATTTTGACCATATTTTGGTATACAGTATGAAATACTGATACTTGCCTAGTTTCTCTccaactgctttctagtttttctagccatttttcaaatgatgaatTATTGTTCCAAAAACTTGGATTTAAGGTTTTATTAGTGCTGTGTATTATgaatttaatatattggattgatCTATCATTTATTTCTTACCCAGTGCTAgactgttttgatgattaccactttataataatGTTTGAAATATGgacctgaagaaaaataaatctgtaCACATTTTTCCCCAGTaaagaaacagcaagaaaaaaGATCAGAGTTCAGTACAACATCACGGAGAGAAGGAGGTGGGGATTCTAAAAATTTTCTGCCACCACTCTAATTTCTGACAGAAAGGCAGCaagtgaaagaggaagagagCAGATAACAGGGATGAGGGTACTGATGTTCCCAATGAGGTTTGGCTAGTACAGCCATGATGGCAGCAACTCATGTAGGAGAGAGAATTTGCAGAAGGGAGATCAAGAGAACTGGttcaggaaaatcatttcatATATGACAGCTTCTTCAGGCTAAATAAGGGAAACAAAATTAACATATGACATTAGGAAAGTCACCTTTAGCCCTTTATTACCCTAGGCATTCTATCTCCATTCTGAGAATCAGGGCACTCCTGACCCCAAACACCCTCATACTTTATTTTCACTACATTTGCAACCACACCAAGGTTCACCAAAACAGCTCACCTCTTGCTGTAAGAGACACATCTGATCCCTGAGCACTGTCAATCTCTAGAGACAAGATAAAGAAAATCCATTCAGGAACCTCTTGCTTAGAACAGGAGTGTGCTAACAAATGAAGCCAAAGTGATAATCTCTCCTCTCAGTTCCCATTTTTCATGTTCTAAGGGTTATTTTTGATCAATTCATTTCTTATACCCCTGTGGCAACTCTTCACTTACCTGAAGTCAAAGcataattccttccttttccacctgaaagagagggggaaatatgtgtgtatgtgtatacacacacatacacatgatatatatatatatatatatatatatatatatatatatatgcatgtatatgtataatacatacatatgaacacatgtatatgtgcatgaaCATACACGTATATGCAGGGATATAagcatatatctacatacacatacGATATACATATGTGGATATGTGCATTGTACAtataatgcatacatacataatgAGACTTCAAATATTCTTTTGTCTGTCTTTGAAGTCATTGTATTCAAGACAAGTTCCTTTAATTGTCAGATGACAATGACTCCCATTCTCACCCCTcctaacacatatacatatcccCTTAACTTGAGCAGAATAAGGACCCAGCAAGAATCAATCAGTAATatttaatacttaatttttttctttttcttttcttttcttttctgttttttgctgaggcaattgagattaagtgatttgcccaggatcacatagctagaaagtgttaagtgtctgagaccagatttgaactcaggtcttcctaacttcagggctggtacttctCCTAATACTgattattttagaagaaaagataaaaatgaccctgctctcaaggaatggCTAAAGATGACTTgcgaataaataaatacatacaagatGCATATAGAGAAGACAGAAACTTCCTACATTAATTGAGTCTTAAAGAAAGCTAGAAATGCCAAAAATGAGGAGAGGGTGGAAAGTATTTCAGGAATGAATGACAGCAAGGGAAAAGACATAAGAAAGGAAATGTAGTATCATGCATGAAGAACAGAAAGGTGAATTTGTTGGATTCCAGAGTGCTTTGAGGAAAGGAAAATGTCCAAAGGCAATAAAGAGTCATATTCTAAAGAGCTTTAAATAGCAAGTAGATGACTTTATGTTGGATCCTGAAGGTAAAAGGGAGTCCTTAGAGTTTATTAAGAAGGAAGTTGATATAGTCAAACCTATCTTTTAGGAAactcactttggcagctgtgtagaaCATGGATTGGTTTCCAACTTTAGTAAGTAAATTCCTAGTTGCTGAATAGATTCCTTTTCTTCTGACCTATATTGCTACAGGTATTTCTGGTCTGAACTCAAGTAATTACTCTTTTCATCCAGTCTGGTGCCACTAAcgacatgattttatttttttaatgttcctttTCTGGTTTGTTTGTGGGTTCCACAGTCCCAGAGACTGTATTATTCTCAATATCTTCCTTATATTAGAGTAGAAGATCTGATGAAGAAGGCTGAAGGAACTCAGAATTTCTGAACTGCTTCTTCCTTATTAAGCCCCTTTTATCATCCTACCTAAAGTGGATTTCTTCCAgatcacaactccagcaacaactgcagtgaagaggaggaggacaaCAACAATGATTCCCATAAAAAGCCCATTGGATGTTGACTGTGACtctaaaagaaaacagagaaagacccTGATTCCTCTCTGAGCTGAGTTCTGACATCCCTTTGTCTCTTCTACCTCCCCCAAATATCTCCTTTGTTGGAAGCTGGTGAGAGCTTGATGGTGAGAGTTTCCTCAGTTACATCTCACATCCTTACCCCATTTCAAGGAGAGTTGTTCAGGCAGTCCTTCATGCTGTACCAGGCAGgtatatttctcttcatttctaaagGGCATCCCAATAGCTGCCCATTTCTGAAAGGTCCCATCTCCCCCAGGTCTGGTCTCAATGTACTCTGTGTCTTGGATTTGTTCTTCCCCATCTTTCAACCAAATTATTGAGATTTCCGAAGGATAAAAGCCCCAAGCTCTGCACTTTAGGACCACTTCCCGGTCAGAGGTGATATGACGGGTCACTCTTACCAAAGGAGGATCTATGGGGTAATGGTAAGAAGAATGTGCAGGTTCATTGTGTTAGACCTAAAAAGCCAAATCTCTAGCAGCAGCACATAGAAAGACAGAGCACTGGGGAAAGTCATATAGCCATGTCCTGTACAAATAATGAACCCACCCTAATGTCCAGAGGAATCAAGAACAAGAGGCTACTCCTGGTACAGGTGAAACTGACAAAAGCTGAAGACCCATCTCAAGGAGATTGAAACTGAGAACTGGCCTTGGCTTCTGCACACATGGGGTTCCAGCCTCCAAAAGAAGAAACTTCAATTAGAGAAAGCAGGAAGTCTAAGCTGTACCTGTTCGCAGCAgtgtctttttccctttctccagatGTCTCAACAGCCACTGCACACATGTCTCTTTTAGATGGACCTTCCATCTCTCTGCTGGACTCCGATCAGTCTCCAGTTTAAGCTTGAGGTTTAGAGCTATGTTGTCCGATGCTATCCAGGTTAGAGTTTCTGGGTCCAAGGAGAGTTTGTCTTGTCCATTGTAGCCATAACGTAGGAAAAATGTGCTGAAACTCCCGTTGGAGAAAACCTCGCAGCCGTACATGCGCTGTAACGTGTGAACCCCTGGCCCGTCCCAGCATTGGTTAGCCACATCACAAGGACAGGGCCATCTGTCAGGATGGACAGGGCCATCTCTGTTTTATGGATCAACTTAACAGAGTTTTACTAGAGTCCGGGGATTTGCCCCGACCCCCGCCCTTCTCTCCTCTTACTCTCCGGAATAGTGGTCAGACTACATGAGACTGAAAGTGTGACCCAGGGTTCCCAAAATCACTCACCGCCATCATCACTCTGATTGTAATTGAAGTGCAGGTTTTGTAGGCTCATTCGGCAGTGCTGTGAGTCCTTTAAGTGACGCGTTTCGCGCTCCCAGTAGTCCGGTGTCTCCAACTCTATCCACGGTGCTCTGGGCTCGGTGCTTTGACTTCCACTGCTGCTGTGAAAGCGCACAAACTGCTGATCGTCCACGTAGCCTACAGTCATGAACCACCGCTCCTCCAACCCCAGTCTGGGCCCGGTCACAATGGTGTCGAAATACTTCATAGTGTGGCAGCCTGAAAGAATTGGGGATATTGAAGGAATCTATCCCAGATGCAAGTGGGGACCGGCCCTCCAGTGACTGCACACCCCTAAATCCGGTCCCACCAGTCTTCAGCAGATTTTACTGCAAAGGCCGAGTTATCCCAGTATAAACCCGTATAAATCCAGAACCTGCCTTCCTGCCCTCCTCTGCCAGGGAGACTTCTTGTTCCCGTCCAAGTATCCTGCCATTCCCTGCTCAGCTTCCAGGACCAGCTTCCCCCAGCACCTTTTCTACATTCCAGTGCTGTAATCTTTCTTCAAAATCTCTTTGTGTAATTCCCATCTCTTTCTGGGTGTGTctgcttgtctctgtctcttccgtGCCCAGTAGTTCTCTTACCCCAGCCTCTCCTTTC includes:
- the LOC127561112 gene encoding BOLA class I histocompatibility antigen, alpha chain BL3-7-like, whose protein sequence is MEHYVLFLFFLAALIQTETWAGCHTMKYFDTIVTGPRLGLEERWFMTVGYVDDQQFVRFHSSSGSQSTEPRAPWIELETPDYWERETRHLKDSQHCRMSLQNLHFNYNQSDDGGVHTLQRMYGCEVFSNGSFSTFFLRYGYNGQDKLSLDPETLTWIASDNIALNLKLKLETDRSPAERWKVHLKETCVQWLLRHLEKGKKTLLRTDPPLVRVTRHITSDREVVLKCRAWGFYPSEISIIWLKDGEEQIQDTEYIETRPGGDGTFQKWAAIGMPFRNEEKYTCLVQHEGLPEQLSLKWESQSTSNGLFMGIIVVVLLLFTAVVAGVVIWKKSTLGGKGRNYALTSEIDSAQGSDVSLTARA